A single genomic interval of Salmo trutta chromosome 13, fSalTru1.1, whole genome shotgun sequence harbors:
- the LOC115206227 gene encoding spartin isoform X2: protein MEEANQDAFDRARLQVIKDGYEKAFECINRGLTEDEAGHKTQALAQYRQGRQHLLRAISVPSKGHECVGCSWESARQMQHKMQETLNNITTRLAVLETSPDPELPPPLDASNGVPGTASNLYPKLEKEKPERPSPPKLLMTNCQAGAVGDIVSPSLPLSPTRQPVVPGELPPAYSSQAADGHLTISYGTESGEMSLVGEEFYSHMSPSPQSLGEDGEELFFLSHGVQIFFVTPDGQVSAPSYPGYLRMVKFTSQQSERVPNRPPAFLQVCDWLYPLMATDSPVLLCNTGVFMFPDMMASAPGSYVGVVLSSELPVEDRQLFQDLLSQMTDLRVQAPNEAADSINLSQKVSIAPLEEEEVPAAGEEEEKNLPEWSEKVASGILTGASWLSWGLVKGAEFTGVAIHKGASKLREHITPEDKPAHVSPSVSKGLHVAKQATGGAVRVSQFLVDSVCMVAGCVGKELAPHVKKHGSKLVPESMKKDKDGRSNIDGAMVVAASGVQGFATMWTGLEVAAKNITVSVASETVNTVKHKFRGLQNILDPPNDKTCIFS, encoded by the exons ATGGAGGAAGCCAATCAAGATGCCTTTGACAGAGCCAGGCTGCAGGTGATCAAAGACGGCTATGAAAAGGCCTTTGAGTGCATTAACAGGGGCCTGACAGAGGATGAAGCTGGCCACAAGACCCAGGCCCTGGCCCAGTACAGACAGGGACGCCAGCACCTCCTCAGGGCCATCAGTGTGCCCTCAAAGGGGCACGAGTGTGTGGGCTGCTCCTGGGAGTCAGCCCGCCAGATGCAGCACAAGATGCAGGAGACTCTGAACAACATCACCACTCGATTGGCGGTCCTAGAGACCAGCCCAGACCCTGAGCTCCCACCACCTCTAGATGCCTCTAATGGAGTCCCTGGGACAGCTTCTAACCTTTACCCCAAACTGGAGAAGGAGAAACCAGAGCGGCCATCTCCACCCAAGCTACTAATGACTAATTGCCAGGCTGGAGCTGTGGGAGACATtgtgtctccctccctgcctctttctCCCACTAGACAGCCTGTGGTGCCTGGTGAGCTGCCCCCAGCCTACTCCTCCCAGGCGGCTGATGGCCACCTGACTATCTCCTACGGGACAGAATCTGGAGAGATGTCGCTGGTAGGAGAGGAGTTTTACAGCCACATGTCCCCCTCTCCTCAGAGCCttggggaggatggagaggaactCTTCTTCCTGTCTCACGGGGTGCAGATATTCTTTGTCACACCTGACGGCCAGGTCAGCGCTCCCTCCTACCCAGGGTACCTGCGGATGGTCAAGTTCACCAGCCAGCAGTCAGAGAGAGTGCCCAACCGCCCCCCAGCCTTCCTGCAG GTGTGTGATTGGCTGTACCCGCTGATGGCCACTGACTCCCCCGTTCTGCTGTGTAACACAGGGGTGTTCATGTTCCCGGACATGATGGCGTCTGCCCCGGGGTCCTACGTGGGCGTTGTGCTGTCCTCTGAACTGCCTGTAGAAGACAGACAACTGTTCCAGGACCTGTTGTCCCAGATGACAGACCTCAGGGTGCAG GCTCCAAATGAGGCAGCAGACAGCATCAACCTGAGCCAGAAGGTGTCCATTGCTCCCCTCGAGGAAGAGGAGGTCCCagcagcaggagaggaggaggagaagaacctGCCAGAGTGGAGTGAGAAGGTGGCCAGCGGCATCCTCACAG GGGCATCATGGCTGAGCTGGGGCCTGGTGAAGGGGGCTGAGTTTACTGGCGTAGCCATCCACAAGGGGGCGTCGAAACTGCGGGAGCACATCACCCCCGAGGACAAGCCAGCCCATGTCAGCCCCTCCGTCTCCAAGGGATTGCATGTAGCCAAACAGGCCACCGGGGGCGCTGTCCGCGTCAGCCAGTTCCTGG TGGACAGTGTGTGTATGGTGGCAGGGTGTGTGGGTAAGGAGCTGGCTCCCCACGTGAAGAAACATGGAAGCAAGTTGGTCCCGGAGTCCATGAAGAAAGATAAAGATGGACGATCCAACATCGATGGAGCCATGGTGGTGGCTGCCAGCGGAGTTCAAG GCTTTGCTACCATGTGGACCGGCTTGGAAGTAGCAGCAAAGAACATCACCGTCTCCGTTGCCTCAGAAACCGTCAACACTGTCAAGCATAA ATTCAGGGGTCTACAAAACATCTTAGACCCACCTAATGACAAGACATGTATTTTCTCTTGA
- the LOC115206227 gene encoding spartin isoform X1 — translation MEEANQDAFDRARLQVIKDGYEKAFECINRGLTEDEAGHKTQALAQYRQGRQHLLRAISVPSKGHECVGCSWESARQMQHKMQETLNNITTRLAVLETSPDPELPPPLDASNGVPGTASNLYPKLEKEKPERPSPPKLLMTNCQAGAVGDIVSPSLPLSPTRQPVVPGELPPAYSSQAADGHLTISYGTESGEMSLVGEEFYSHMSPSPQSLGEDGEELFFLSHGVQIFFVTPDGQVSAPSYPGYLRMVKFTSQQSERVPNRPPAFLQVCDWLYPLMATDSPVLLCNTGVFMFPDMMASAPGSYVGVVLSSELPVEDRQLFQDLLSQMTDLRVQAPNEAADSINLSQKVSIAPLEEEEVPAAGEEEEKNLPEWSEKVASGILTGASWLSWGLVKGAEFTGVAIHKGASKLREHITPEDKPAHVSPSVSKGLHVAKQATGGAVRVSQFLVDSVCMVAGCVGKELAPHVKKHGSKLVPESMKKDKDGRSNIDGAMVVAASGVQGFATMWTGLEVAAKNITVSVASETVNTVKHKYGVAAGQATDHAVNSAINVGVTAFNIDNLGIKAAVKKTGKQTAVAILQDYQLQDPNTNQKQVEKRDK, via the exons ATGGAGGAAGCCAATCAAGATGCCTTTGACAGAGCCAGGCTGCAGGTGATCAAAGACGGCTATGAAAAGGCCTTTGAGTGCATTAACAGGGGCCTGACAGAGGATGAAGCTGGCCACAAGACCCAGGCCCTGGCCCAGTACAGACAGGGACGCCAGCACCTCCTCAGGGCCATCAGTGTGCCCTCAAAGGGGCACGAGTGTGTGGGCTGCTCCTGGGAGTCAGCCCGCCAGATGCAGCACAAGATGCAGGAGACTCTGAACAACATCACCACTCGATTGGCGGTCCTAGAGACCAGCCCAGACCCTGAGCTCCCACCACCTCTAGATGCCTCTAATGGAGTCCCTGGGACAGCTTCTAACCTTTACCCCAAACTGGAGAAGGAGAAACCAGAGCGGCCATCTCCACCCAAGCTACTAATGACTAATTGCCAGGCTGGAGCTGTGGGAGACATtgtgtctccctccctgcctctttctCCCACTAGACAGCCTGTGGTGCCTGGTGAGCTGCCCCCAGCCTACTCCTCCCAGGCGGCTGATGGCCACCTGACTATCTCCTACGGGACAGAATCTGGAGAGATGTCGCTGGTAGGAGAGGAGTTTTACAGCCACATGTCCCCCTCTCCTCAGAGCCttggggaggatggagaggaactCTTCTTCCTGTCTCACGGGGTGCAGATATTCTTTGTCACACCTGACGGCCAGGTCAGCGCTCCCTCCTACCCAGGGTACCTGCGGATGGTCAAGTTCACCAGCCAGCAGTCAGAGAGAGTGCCCAACCGCCCCCCAGCCTTCCTGCAG GTGTGTGATTGGCTGTACCCGCTGATGGCCACTGACTCCCCCGTTCTGCTGTGTAACACAGGGGTGTTCATGTTCCCGGACATGATGGCGTCTGCCCCGGGGTCCTACGTGGGCGTTGTGCTGTCCTCTGAACTGCCTGTAGAAGACAGACAACTGTTCCAGGACCTGTTGTCCCAGATGACAGACCTCAGGGTGCAG GCTCCAAATGAGGCAGCAGACAGCATCAACCTGAGCCAGAAGGTGTCCATTGCTCCCCTCGAGGAAGAGGAGGTCCCagcagcaggagaggaggaggagaagaacctGCCAGAGTGGAGTGAGAAGGTGGCCAGCGGCATCCTCACAG GGGCATCATGGCTGAGCTGGGGCCTGGTGAAGGGGGCTGAGTTTACTGGCGTAGCCATCCACAAGGGGGCGTCGAAACTGCGGGAGCACATCACCCCCGAGGACAAGCCAGCCCATGTCAGCCCCTCCGTCTCCAAGGGATTGCATGTAGCCAAACAGGCCACCGGGGGCGCTGTCCGCGTCAGCCAGTTCCTGG TGGACAGTGTGTGTATGGTGGCAGGGTGTGTGGGTAAGGAGCTGGCTCCCCACGTGAAGAAACATGGAAGCAAGTTGGTCCCGGAGTCCATGAAGAAAGATAAAGATGGACGATCCAACATCGATGGAGCCATGGTGGTGGCTGCCAGCGGAGTTCAAG GCTTTGCTACCATGTGGACCGGCTTGGAAGTAGCAGCAAAGAACATCACCGTCTCCGTTGCCTCAGAAACCGTCAACACTGTCAAGCATAA GTATGGGGTGGCAGCCGGCCAGGCCACAGACCATGCTGTGAACTCAGCCATTAACGTGGGCGTCACCGCCTTCAACATTGACAACCTGGGCATCAAAGCTGCGGTGAAGAAGACTGGCAAACAGACGGCTGTGGCCATTCTGCAGGACTACCAGCTACAGGACCCTAACACTAACCAGAAACAAGTGGAGAAACGGGACAAATAG